The region TCTTTTGAGCGCACTGAACTTTGTCATTACCGTCCCATACAAGTTGATTATATATGTTCTTCTTCATCTTAGGTACAATCCTGTTTGGTTTGGACCAATATATACATAACTGCCAGTGTCTTATGTCAGTGATGCCCTATTAATACCAGCTTGGGCATATTAACCTTTTCTAGCAGGGATGCTCCTAGAAATTTCTAGGGTAGGTTTAAATAATGTTCACATGACTAAACGAACCTCCGGTTGCTTGTTTCAAATGTGGAACTGATTTTTTTTCCGTATTAATGTGCAAGAGTTCATTGCCAAAATTATTCATACCTTACTTTAGGGTGAGGATATCAATATTAGTTGTATGATTGCAATGTAGCTCTTTAGTACAGAACAACATGCTTTTGGACAGTAATCACTTCCCCAGATTTTATTCTTTCCATTTTCTGGTGGAAGAATATGATATATAGCAGAGTTAAATTTGTCGAATGCTATGTTTGACATCTCTTAAGGTATTGATGTAATGTCCTTCTTCTACATTATGACCCATGTATTTATTAGTTGTGACGTGTCTGAATTTGTACATTCTTATGTAGGATGCTTTTGCTATTCAAAGTAATGAGCGTGGAATTGCTGCTCGTGATAGtggcgcttttgcatgggagatcgTTCCGGTCATTTTCTGTCTCTCTGCCAATATTACTAACCATTCCTTTATTTGTTTTCCTAATGCCCTCTGTCCTATCTACCAGGTTGAAGTTCCTGTCGGCAGAGGAAAACCACCAGTACTTGTTGAAAAAGATGAGAGCCTTGACAGGGTAAAAATTTTCAAACAGAAAAACTAGAAACAATTAACTACAAGGCTATCCTGTGTATTTTTTGTTAACAGTAGCTGTAAATTTCCTTTAAGAACAACCAAATTATTCCGAAAAAAACATTTTTTAAAGCATATTGTGTCTCCATTCTGTATGTTTTCATGCATTCTGTAGTGAAATATAATATATACTAGGCTCAAGAAATACCAGGCAGTACATACTACGTTATTGGCGAAGTTGCTGATAGTCTTCTGGATAGTTAAAACAAGGAAAATATGACATTTGTTACCTGTATAATCTTTTTATGCGATACTACTACTGTGTAATATGAGCATTTTATGCCTCTTAGTTTGACCCAGCGAAACTGAGGAAGCTCCGCCCAAGTTTCAAGGAGAAAGCTGGCACTGTTACTGCTGGGAACGCTTCTAGTATAAGGTGCTTGTCTTTTTTTTTTCCAGATCTTTGCCTTGATgtgtttttctgtttttgttttcttgAATCCTAATGTTATGTTCTATACAGGCTTTAAACTTGACTAGTTTTCTTGCTGTCCTCTGTACTGCATTCAACTGCTGTTTGTTGTTGCAAATTGCTAGTTGTGTTTAATATTTATGTTTCATCTGCTTGGTATGTTTTTGCAATCCAGTTAACGGTAAAGTTTAGTATGTTACTTCGTATTTGTATTTCTAGCAGGACTTTTGTAAATGTCTATCCAAATTAAAAATGTTGAAATCTTATGTAGCCCCTCCCTTCAAATTAATTGAAGTTCTAGCTTTGTCTTAAGTCAAACTGCTCGATATTTGACCAAGTCTATAGAAATGCTGAAAttcttatgtactccctccgtttttatttgctCCGCATATTAGCTTTGACCAAAGCCAAACTTTATAAGGATTGACCCAGGTTTATCAAAAACAATctaaactttcacaataatatatatatatggtaTGAAAATATATTGAATGATGATTCTAATGGTATTGACTTGGTATTGTGGATGTTATTTTCTCTTTGTATAAGACTTGGTCAAAGTTTAGAAAGTTTGACCTGAGACAAAgctaatatgcaaagtaaataaaaatggagggagtatatagttCATTGTTGCCACAGATcctcttgttttttttttctttttctttttgcggggAGCCACAGATCCTCTTGTCATCTTACATTTTACTGGATTTTGTTCGTCGACTGCCATTATCCAATCTACTGCCCAGAATTTAACTGAATATGTGATGCTTATCTGTTTATTTTACATGGAGCAGTGATGGCTCTGCCGCATTAGTATTGGTGAGTGGGCAGAAGGCTCAAGAGCTTGGGCTGCAAGTTCTTGCAAGGATCAAAGGATTTGCCGATGCGGCTCAAGTAAGCTAAAGTACCAGTTCTTATCTTAGTTTGGACTAGATTAACATCTTAGGAAAGTGTACACAAGGATCTAGGTCCTGGGCGAATATGAGTCCATGTTCTCTTGAATTGAGTTCTGTGTAATTACAATTGGAATGATATTTCTGACTTCCAATTCTTTATGCAGGCTCCCGAACTATTTACCACCACCCCAGCACTTGCCATACCGAAGGCTCTCTCAAATGCTGGCTTAGAATCTTCATCTGTTGATTTTTACGAAATTAACGAAGCCTTTGCGGTACAATCTTGATCCTTTTTTACTACattttactagttgcattagaaTCAATATTTATTTCCACTTCTTACTGCAGGCTGTTGCACTTGCAAATCAGAAGATTCTCGGAATTCCTTCAGTAAGTGCTGCCTTGGTTCAACTAATCCTGTTTCCGTGCTAAAGAAAATCTAAATTTGTTTCGGGGCCTGAATATAAGATAACATTCCTGTCAGGAAATGCACGTCGATTCTTAACCATTTGCTGTCAACGAGCAGTATTTATTAGTGTAAACAAGATGAGGTGCTGACAGCAGCTGTGGTTGCAGGAAAAGATTAATGTACATGGAGGAGCAGTGTCTTTAGGACACCCTCTTGGATGCAGCGGTGCTCGCATTTTGGTCACCCTTATTGGTGTAAGTTTTCTCGTGAGATGTTGTCCTGTGTTGCGATCATGTGCCAGGGCCTGTTGTTTTAGGATGGGTCTTGCTTTCTAGTAGAAGCTGTTCCTCAAGTAAATATCAAAATCCAGTGGCACTCAAAAGTAGCAGTAGACATCTTTACCTACAGCCATCCATATGGCTGCAAATTTTTGGTTAAAAAAACTTTCTGCAATATGTTTACAAATATGATCATAGCTGTAACCTGTGCGGAAAAAAAAAAACAGTATCGTATCAATACTCAAGATTTTTCCACTCCAGTATGAGAGAACCATATCCTGTGATTTCAGTTACCATCTCCTTGCTGTCTCCGGTTTCCTTTGCTCTCACTTCATCAGATTTTGAAATGAACTAAGGAACCATGCATGTTGCTGCTCCACAGGTCCTCAGGGAGAAGGGTGGCAAAATCGGGGTCGCCGGTGTCTGCAACGGCGGAGGCGGAGCATCCGCACTTGTTCTCGAGCTCGCGTAGAAGTGCAAACCAAATCCTGTAACAACCAAAAGATAAGATAGTGCCTGGTTGTAGCATATAGTACTGTACAAGAGAAAGGTTGGCGGTGGCCTTATTTCAGGTGCTATTGTGTCAACATGTAAAATTGTTTCGTGACAGTAGGCATGAATTTGTGCTTGCAATTTTGGGCAAGTTTTCGTTTGTACTCCCATTTTCCACTGTAGCTATCTGGATGCTATAATAAGCTTATAATAACTTTCGCAATAAAGCTGTTTTGTCCAGGCTGTGGAATTCCAGGTTATGTACTCAAGGCTCAgaaattttttttctttcaaaacttTACAAGAAGAAATAAGTTAGGTAAAAAAAAACCAAAATAGTAGCCAACTAAAAAAACACCGAAATAGtttaaaaaaaaaagaaactcGTTGGATAAGCTAAGATTTTTATCGTAATCCACCAGTGTTGAACGCAGCACAGTGAAGTGCAGCAGCAGTGTTCTGGAGAGAGTAATAAATTACATTTTGCATCACTATTACCACTCTCTTGATGTGGAGCAGTGAGGCAATCAAAATTACTGCAGTGCTTACTCCGGTATCGGTATGAATGAATCGGAATGAAAACCAAGTTTCTCGCGGACCCACCTCACCATTCCTCAATGCGGCCCGGCCCAGCAGCAGCTGCTCACAGCCCACAGCCTTCACGCCTCAGCCCCTCCACGCGAATGCCGAATGGGAATGGACAGAGTTTCCTTgttgtttagtcccacatcggccaCTCAGTGGTGTGAGAAGCACCTCTTAAGTGAGCAGTGTTCTTGTTGTTACTGCTCTCTGTTCACTGCAAGGTTGCTTGTATTCAGAGTACATTAGCTAGGCAAATACGAGTAGTcgtttgttatttattttctttttcgagGGAAGATTGTCTGTAGCATGATAAAATAAATTTGTGTTGAGACTGAATGCGTGTTTTGTTTCCAAAAGAATATGCTGAAACTGAATGCGTGTTTTGTTTCCTATCAGATACGCCTACCTCAGAATGTCTGAAAGTTCAGAAGACGCAGAATTATCTATCTGCAGTTCAGAATTCCATTTCCATAAGCTAAAACACTAACCGGAAATCacaaattgatgatgaagctgtaaCTGATTCCCATTTCCTGACTGGCACAGCGGTTTGAAAACGAAATGAAACTTGTACTGCAACTAAACTGAACTCAAGACAAGAATAAACTCAAGATATTGGCAATGAACTATACACACACTGGACACAACACAAAGATTGAACGATGGTCGAGCAGCGGGTGCATCACACACACCTACACCACGGCCTAAGCCATAGTACTTGCGAGATGTCACGGCAGGCGAACACGCTGATGAATAGCTGAAACCAAGGTTGGATATGCTCTTGGTGAAGTGCGGCAGCAGTGTTCCAGAGAGAGTAAATCACGCCATTGTTCACATTTTTTTCTCCGAGAAGATCGCCATCGTTCACATGATGTGCACATCAGtgaggtttttttttctttttgaggcaaggttttttcttttcttttgaacaACTGCACATCAGTGAGGTGAACAAAATCACTTACCATTCCTCCACGCGGCCCAGCCCAACGGCAGCTGCTCGCTGCCCACGGCCTTCAATCCTCAGTCAGCGCCCCTCAGGAACAGAGCAGCAGAATGGCCAGAGTTTCCTCTGTTTTATTAGTCCCACCTCGGCTACTCCAGCGTCTGCATTCCACCTCTTAAGTGGGCAGTCAGCTGAGGGAGCTCCTAGTCGGCGCTCATGGCGCCCATTAATCATTCTGGCGCTCGCAGGGGCgtgtagcgggccggcccatttgTCCTCTTTCTGTGTAAAAGGAGCAAAAAAGGCGCTTGGAGCAGGATTCGAACACGGAACCTGAACTTACAACTACGGGTGCACGAACCACTACACCATAGACCAACATGTGCTCACTAAAGTCGTTTCTACCCTTTTATTTTTTGTCCACCTCGCAAAGACCCCGGTCTAGGAAGCTTCCAAAACCATCCTTTTTTTCTGTAACTG is a window of Triticum dicoccoides isolate Atlit2015 ecotype Zavitan chromosome 2B, WEW_v2.0, whole genome shotgun sequence DNA encoding:
- the LOC119361866 gene encoding acetyl-CoA acetyltransferase, cytosolic 1-like, encoding MGSDNIGPRDVCVVGVARTPMGGFLGALSSLPATKLGSIAIEAALKRANVDPPLVQEVFFGNVLSANLGQAPARQAALGAGIPNTVVCTTVNKVCASGMKATMFAAQSIQLGSNDIVVAGGMESMSNAPKYIAEARKGSRFGHDSLVDGMLKDGLWDVYGDCAMGVCAELCADNHALTREDQDAFAIQSNERGIAARDSGAFAWEIVPVEVPVGRGKPPVLVEKDESLDRFDPAKLRKLRPSFKEKAGTVTAGNASSISDGSAALVLVSGQKAQELGLQVLARIKGFADAAQAPELFTTTPALAIPKALSNAGLESSSVDFYEINEAFAAVALANQKILGIPSEKINVHGGAVSLGHPLGCSGARILVTLIGVLREKGGKIGVAGVCNGGGGASALVLELA